A single Phaenicophaeus curvirostris isolate KB17595 chromosome 26, BPBGC_Pcur_1.0, whole genome shotgun sequence DNA region contains:
- the HOXB13 gene encoding homeobox protein Hox-B13, which produces MQPPGLEGLLAAGGFAGGQGRGLLPPPPPPPPGPSPPPAMNPAFPAEEPPKPCVPPAPSGPAASAPLPYGYFGTGYYSCRLARSALKPGPAQGPFPAEKFLEPPAGSEDFQSRPAEFAFYPGYGAPYQPVAGYLDVSVVPGEPRHEPLLPVDGYPQPWALGGGWSGQMCCPKEQGQPGYLLKSAFADSPGPLPPDGCSFRRGRKKRVPYSKGQLKELEKEYASSKFITRDKRRKISAATNLTERQITIWFQNRRVKEKKVVAKIKSTSGTP; this is translated from the exons ATGCAGCCCCCGGGCCTCGAGGGGCTCCTGGCAGCCGGCGGCTTCGCAGGCGGCCAGGGCAGGGggctcctgcctcctcctcctcctcctccccccggcCCTTCGCCTCCCCCGGCTATGAACCCCGCTTTCCCGGCCGAGGAGCCCCCCAAGCCGTgtgtcccccccgccccgtcgGGTCCCGCCGCCTCCGCCCCGCTGCCCTACGGTTATTTCGGGACCGGCTACTATTCCTGCCGCCTGGCCCGCAGCGCCCTCAAACCCGGCCCGGCTCAAGGTCCCTTCCCAGCCGAGAAATTCCTGGAGCCTCCCGCGGGCAGCGAGGATTTCCAGAGCCGCCCCGCCGAGTTCGCTTTCTACCCCGGTTACGGGGCCCCCTACCAGCCCGTGGCCGGTTACCTGGACGTGTCGGTGGTACCGGGGGAGCCCCGGCATGAGCCGCTGCTTCCAGTCGACGGTTACCCTCAGCCGTGGGCTCTGGGAGGCGGCTGGAGCGGGCAGATGTGCTGCCCCAAGGAGCAGGGGCAGCCCGGGTACCTCCTGAAATCCGCCTTCGCAG acTCCCCGGGGCCGCTGCCCCCCGACGGCTGCTCGTTCCGCCGGGGCCGCAAGAAGCGGGTCCCGTACAGCAAGGggcagctgaaggagctggagaaggaataCGCCAGCAGCAAATTCATCACCCGCGACAAGAGGAGGAAGATCTCGGCCGCCACGAACCTCACGGAGAGGCAGATCACCATCTGGTTCCAGAACAGGAgggtgaaggagaaaaaagtcgTCGCCAAAATCAAAAGCACCAGCGGAACCCCCTGA